A single region of the Candidatus Marinimicrobia bacterium CG08_land_8_20_14_0_20_45_22 genome encodes:
- a CDS encoding acylphosphatase (catalyzes the hydrolysis of acylphosphate), with translation MKINVKMTVQGVVQGVGFRYFAMRKAAMFQVFGFVQNLDNGDVYIEAEGEEGLVNDFVREIQIGPMFGTVTDVIKNRSEKLVGYHRFEVRF, from the coding sequence ATGAAGATCAACGTAAAAATGACGGTTCAGGGAGTTGTTCAAGGTGTCGGATTCCGGTACTTTGCGATGAGAAAAGCGGCAATGTTTCAAGTTTTCGGGTTTGTGCAGAATTTGGATAATGGAGATGTCTATATCGAAGCGGAAGGCGAAGAGGGTTTGGTGAACGATTTTGTCCGGGAAATTCAGATCGGCCCAATGTTCGGTACCGTGACGGATGTTATCAAAAACCGGTCGGAAAAGTTGGTTGGATACCACAGATTTGAGGTTCGGTTTTGA
- a CDS encoding TIGR00725 family protein, protein MKENYSPISRSKETKRQPIIAVIGGRECDEEIWQLAYLVGKGIAERGAILICGGKNGVMEAACHGAFDADGLTIGIMTGGDDSEANPFVKIVIPTGIGVARNSIIVRACDAAIAVGGKYGTLSEIAYCLQIGKRVCSLKSWAIDGVVQVKTPEEALGFAFADIANPSGSSGFK, encoded by the coding sequence ATGAAAGAAAATTACTCACCTATTAGTCGGTCAAAAGAAACCAAACGCCAACCGATCATCGCCGTTATCGGTGGGCGGGAATGCGACGAAGAAATCTGGCAACTTGCTTATCTTGTGGGGAAAGGAATTGCCGAACGCGGCGCGATCTTGATCTGCGGCGGCAAGAACGGTGTAATGGAAGCCGCTTGCCACGGCGCGTTTGACGCTGACGGACTCACGATCGGCATTATGACCGGCGGAGATGATTCCGAAGCCAATCCATTCGTGAAAATTGTAATTCCGACGGGAATTGGCGTCGCGCGGAATTCGATCATCGTTCGGGCTTGTGACGCGGCGATTGCCGTTGGCGGGAAATATGGTACGCTCTCGGAAATTGCTTATTGTCTGCAAATCGGGAAGCGCGTTTGCTCGTTGAAATCGTGGGCAATCGACGGCGTCGTTCAGGTGAAAACGCCGGAAGAAGCGCTGGGTTTTGCATTCGCCGACATCGCCAATCCTTCCGGATCGTCCGGTTTTAAATAA